A region of Anoplopoma fimbria isolate UVic2021 breed Golden Eagle Sablefish chromosome 24, Afim_UVic_2022, whole genome shotgun sequence DNA encodes the following proteins:
- the LOC129113083 gene encoding solute carrier family 22 member 4-like — protein MKDYAESIAFLGQWGRFQKLIFFLLCASIVPNGFGAFALVFLTDLPSHHCIIPDSNLTEEWHKASIPIQVVDGKQQLSRCSRFRLDLVRNFSARGFIPGRDVNLTDLEQEGCVDGWSYSKDTYQSTIVTEFDLVCSEQWKLTFISTVFFVGVLLGSFFSGQLSDRFGRKPVLFATMVVQMVFTFIQVFSTSWIMFTVLLFINGLGQISNFVAALVLGTEILTGNIRVLYSSLGSCLSFSIGYMMLPLFAYLLRDWKSLLLALSLPCLAYIPFWWMIPESPRWLLSQGRVDEVEAIVRKAAKWNKVHAPTVIFQDYSVNNKKPSEDKQNVFSLLRTSSIRSTTLLLCLVTFGSCTGYYSLSFNTSQLHADPYMSCFISAAVEVPAYISSWLALRYLPRRLSLCCMFLIEAVALFLIQLVPQSLSNLSIALEMLGKYVVTITFGMMFGYIAELYPTLLRNTAVGVCSTVGRLGNCIAPFLITLHIYQVHLPHIILGTLAFAAAFAAFFLPESFGRPLPETIQQMHKRERIKCPCITGKETPIPVVLLESPL, from the exons ATGAAGGACTATGCTGAAAGCATCGCTTTCCTGGGTCAGTGGGGACGTTTCCAGAAGCTCATCTTCTTCCTGCTGTGTGCCAGCATCGTGCCCAATGGATTTGGTGCCTTCGCCCTTGTTTTCCTGACAGACTTGCCAAGTCACCACTGCATTATTCCTGACTCCAACCTAACCGAAGAATGGCATAAAGCCAGCATACCGATACAG GTGGTGGATGGgaaacagcagctcagcagATGCAGCAGGTTCAGGCTGGATTTGGTCAGAAACTTCTCTGCTCGGGGATTCATTCCTGGGAGGGACGTCAACCTCACTGACCTGGAGCAGGAGGGATGTGTGGATGGGTGGAGCTACAGCAAAGACACCTACCAGTCCACCATAGTCACTGAA TTTGACCTGGTATGCAGTGAGCAGTGGAAGCTGACGTTCATTTCCACAGTTTTCTTCGTTGGGGTTCTTCTTGGATCCTTCTTCTCAGGACAGCTCTCAGACAG ATTTGGAAGAAAACCTGTTCTTTTTGCAACCATGGTGGTCCAGATGGTGTTTACGTTTATTCAGGTCTTCTCTACTTCATGGATTATGTTCACTGTCCTCCTTTTCATCAATGGTTTGGGACAAATTTCCAACTTTGTAGCTGCTTTAGTGCTGG GCACTGAGATTTTAACTGGCAATATACGAGTCCTTTACTCATCTTTGGGCTCATGTTTAAGCTTTTCAATCGGCTACATGATGCTGCCTCTCTTCGCCTACCTTTTAAGGGACTGGAAGTCTCTCCTGTTGGCCTTGTCGCTGCCTTGCCTGGCCTATATCCCCTTCTGGTG GATGATCCCAGAGTCTCCTCGGTGGTTACTCTCTCAGGGAAGAGTGGATGAGGTGGAGGCCATTGTGAGAAAAGCTGCTAAGTGGAACAAAGTTCATGCTCCAACCGTCATCTTTCAAGATTACAGT GTTAATAATAAGAAACCCTCtgaagataaacaaaatgtcttcAGCCTGCTGAGGACCAGCAGCATCAGAAGCACAACACTCCTTCTCTGCCTGGTGAC GTTTGGTTCGTGTACCGGATACTACAGCTTGTCTTTCAACACATCCCAACTCCATGCTGACCCCTACATGAGCTGCTTCATCTCAGCAGCTGTAGAGGTACCAGCATACATTTCTAGCTGGCTGGCTCTGCGCTACCTCCCACGACGGCTGTCTTTATGCTGTATGTTTCTCATTGAAGCGGTGGCCCTGTTTCTCATTCAACTGGTGCCTCAAA GTCTATCAAATCTGTCTATTGCACTGGAGATGTTGGGTAAATATGTTGTTACCATTACTTTCGGCATGATGTTTGGCTACATTGCAGAGCTTTACCCAACATTGCTCAGGAACACAGCGGTTGGGGTATGCTCCACTGTTGGCAGACTGGGAAACTGCATCGCACCGTTTTTGATAACTCTGC atATCTACCAAGTACATCTTCCTCATATTATACTGGGCACTCTGGCTT